The following coding sequences lie in one Halorarum halophilum genomic window:
- a CDS encoding AEC family transporter, whose translation MPFVSTPVSLLDIFLGAVLPIVAISGVGFVLGRIKDVDPGPLNTGVVYVLAPALVLHSLATASLSGETIAKLTIAVTAYILGMVVLGEAVGRLLGESEPRLSALVLAATFPNCGNYGIPLSDFAFPGGGRATAVLYLAIQSVLIYTVGVYVASRAGGGGGLSGVKRVLRIPLVWAVPVALGARWLGVVPPVDGSAMTTLQLVGDSSIPVMLLILGIQLARTDYGTALSQVGVPSVLKMVVAPAVAVAVALVVGFSDPTVARVFVLESAMPAAITPVILVTEFAGDRQIGGVSIPEYVSTIVLVTTVASLPLLTGLIALLQGGFVV comes from the coding sequence TTGCCATTCGTGAGCACGCCCGTGTCGCTCCTCGACATCTTCCTCGGCGCCGTCCTCCCCATCGTCGCCATCTCGGGCGTCGGGTTCGTCCTCGGGCGGATCAAGGACGTTGACCCGGGGCCGCTGAACACCGGCGTGGTGTACGTGCTGGCGCCGGCGCTCGTCCTCCACAGCCTCGCGACGGCCTCGCTCTCGGGCGAGACCATCGCGAAACTGACGATCGCGGTGACAGCCTACATCCTCGGGATGGTCGTCCTCGGGGAGGCCGTGGGTCGGCTGCTCGGCGAATCGGAGCCCCGACTCTCTGCGCTCGTCCTCGCGGCAACCTTCCCGAACTGCGGCAACTACGGCATCCCCCTCTCGGACTTCGCGTTCCCCGGCGGGGGACGCGCGACCGCCGTGCTCTACCTCGCCATCCAGTCCGTGCTCATCTACACCGTCGGCGTCTACGTCGCCTCCCGCGCCGGCGGGGGCGGCGGCCTCTCCGGGGTGAAGCGCGTCCTCCGCATCCCGCTCGTCTGGGCCGTCCCTGTCGCGCTCGGCGCGCGCTGGCTCGGCGTGGTTCCACCCGTGGACGGCTCCGCGATGACGACGCTCCAGCTCGTCGGCGACTCCTCCATCCCGGTCATGCTGCTCATCCTCGGCATCCAGCTCGCGCGGACCGACTACGGGACGGCGCTCTCGCAGGTCGGCGTCCCGTCCGTACTGAAGATGGTCGTCGCGCCGGCGGTCGCCGTCGCCGTCGCGCTCGTCGTCGGCTTCAGCGACCCGACGGTCGCGCGGGTGTTCGTCCTCGAGTCGGCGATGCCGGCGGCCATCACGCCCGTCATCCTCGTGACGGAGTTCGCGGGCGACAGGCAGATCGGCGGGGTCTCCATCCCCGAGTACGTGAGCACCATCGTACTGGTGACGACGGTGGCGTCGCTGCCGCTCCTCACCGGCCTCATCGCGCTGTTGCAGGGCGGGTTCGTGGTCTGA
- a CDS encoding TVP38/TMEM64 family protein, giving the protein MNPFVSADARRRFLRSAALVAVCLLGGAFTLRTFTPSLSDPDALRSAFLGLGPYAGAGFVLFAALAVVLAPVPGQVVAFLGGYLFGPVAGTAYSLVGFTLGSGAAFLLSRTYGRPFLERTIAGDLLARFDGFVGETGILGVFVVFLVPGLPDDVVCFAAGLTRIRLSRLLAAAFLGRAPGITLVALAGASVETGSFNAALAILAAVAVVTLLGWYSRRRIERLVRDYSASTRR; this is encoded by the coding sequence GTGAACCCGTTCGTCTCCGCGGACGCGCGACGGCGGTTCCTGCGGTCGGCCGCGCTGGTCGCGGTGTGCCTGCTCGGCGGCGCGTTCACCCTCCGGACGTTCACGCCCTCCCTCTCGGACCCGGACGCGCTCCGTTCGGCGTTCCTCGGACTCGGCCCGTACGCGGGTGCCGGATTCGTCCTCTTCGCGGCGCTCGCGGTCGTCCTCGCGCCCGTGCCGGGACAGGTGGTCGCGTTCCTCGGCGGCTACCTGTTCGGGCCGGTCGCCGGGACCGCCTACTCCCTGGTCGGCTTCACGCTCGGGAGCGGCGCGGCGTTCCTGCTCTCGCGGACGTACGGGCGTCCGTTCCTGGAACGGACGATCGCCGGCGACCTGCTCGCGCGCTTCGACGGGTTCGTCGGCGAGACGGGGATCCTCGGGGTGTTCGTCGTCTTCCTGGTTCCCGGACTGCCGGACGACGTGGTGTGTTTCGCGGCCGGGTTGACGCGAATCAGGCTCTCACGGCTCCTCGCAGCGGCGTTCCTCGGACGAGCGCCGGGGATCACGCTCGTCGCGCTGGCCGGCGCGAGCGTCGAGACCGGTTCGTTCAACGCGGCGCTCGCGATACTGGCCGCTGTCGCCGTGGTGACACTGCTCGGGTGGTACTCCCGGAGGAGGATCGAGCGTCTGGTCCGCGACTACTCGGCGTCTACGAGACGGTAG
- a CDS encoding phosphoribosyltransferase, which produces MSDLPDDFNCTITNWEYIYDLCRQVSDEVKAADFEPDVVVALARGGWFAGRCICDFLGMDDLTSLKMEHYVGTAEKSGEPTVRYPMPEGSVQGKDVLIIDDIADTGGSIKRAHEYVDERDGGEIRTATLQLLQSSTFEPDFIGERLEEWTWVVYPWNFIEDMVDLISGVMERADRDRFSKEDVRHFLSEYHDVDRIGMEIAQPGRLDEVMSEMVRRGVVRETDGGYRLVDAE; this is translated from the coding sequence ATGAGCGATCTCCCGGACGACTTCAACTGCACTATCACCAACTGGGAGTACATCTACGACCTCTGCCGCCAGGTCTCCGACGAGGTGAAGGCGGCCGACTTCGAGCCGGACGTGGTGGTCGCGCTCGCCCGGGGCGGCTGGTTCGCGGGGCGGTGCATCTGCGACTTCCTCGGGATGGACGACCTCACGAGCCTGAAGATGGAACACTACGTGGGCACCGCCGAGAAGTCCGGCGAACCGACCGTGCGCTACCCGATGCCGGAGGGCAGCGTCCAGGGGAAGGACGTGCTCATCATCGACGACATCGCCGACACCGGCGGCTCCATCAAGCGCGCCCACGAGTACGTGGACGAACGCGACGGCGGCGAGATCCGGACGGCGACGCTCCAGCTCCTCCAGAGTTCGACGTTCGAGCCCGACTTCATCGGCGAGCGGCTCGAGGAGTGGACGTGGGTGGTGTACCCCTGGAACTTCATCGAGGACATGGTCGACCTCATCTCCGGCGTGATGGAGCGGGCCGACCGGGACCGGTTCTCGAAGGAGGACGTGCGGCACTTCCTCTCGGAGTACCACGACGTCGACCGCATCGGCATGGAGATCGCCCAGCCCGGTCGCCTCGACGAGGTCATGTCCGAGATGGTCCGGCGGGGCGTCGTTCGCGAGACGGACGGCGGCTACCGTCTCGTAGACGCCGAGTAG
- the dapA gene encoding 4-hydroxy-tetrahydrodipicolinate synthase: MTIHHDTFAGVYPAMTTPFTDSDDVDHEQLAADARRLEAAGVDGLVPVGSTGESATLTHAEHGEVVETVVDAVEIPVIAGTGSNSTHEAVDLSERAAEAGADALLLISPYYNKPEPRGQYEHFAAVAEAVDLPQIVYNVPSRTGQSLDLDTVVELAALPNVQGYKAASGDIGRISEIIERTRGETFDVLSGDDALTVPTMSVGATGTISVGGNVVPERTTEMVHAALEDDFERARELHHELAPLFRELFRETNPIPVKEAMEIRGYGPADLRLPLTRATDETRAVLEDLLADLEESEVAEA; the protein is encoded by the coding sequence ATGACGATCCACCACGACACGTTCGCCGGCGTCTACCCGGCGATGACGACACCGTTCACGGACAGCGACGACGTCGACCACGAGCAACTCGCCGCCGACGCCCGACGGCTCGAAGCCGCCGGCGTCGACGGACTCGTTCCGGTCGGCTCCACCGGGGAGTCGGCGACCCTGACCCACGCCGAACACGGCGAGGTCGTCGAGACCGTCGTCGATGCCGTCGAGATTCCGGTCATCGCGGGCACCGGCTCGAACTCGACCCACGAGGCGGTCGACCTCTCCGAGCGCGCGGCCGAGGCGGGCGCGGACGCCCTGTTGCTCATCTCGCCGTACTACAACAAGCCGGAGCCGCGGGGCCAGTACGAACACTTCGCGGCGGTCGCGGAGGCGGTCGACCTGCCGCAGATAGTCTACAACGTCCCCTCGCGCACCGGGCAGAGCCTCGACCTCGACACGGTCGTCGAGCTCGCGGCGCTCCCGAACGTCCAGGGGTACAAGGCGGCATCCGGCGACATCGGACGCATCTCCGAGATCATCGAGCGGACGCGCGGGGAGACGTTCGACGTGCTCTCGGGCGACGACGCGCTGACGGTGCCGACGATGTCCGTCGGCGCGACGGGCACCATCAGCGTCGGGGGGAACGTCGTCCCGGAGCGGACGACCGAGATGGTCCACGCCGCGCTCGAGGACGACTTCGAGCGCGCGCGGGAGCTCCACCACGAACTCGCGCCGCTGTTCCGAGAACTGTTCCGCGAGACGAACCCCATCCCGGTGAAGGAGGCGATGGAGATCCGAGGGTACGGCCCGGCCGACCTCCGCCTCCCGCTCACGCGAGCGACAGACGAGACCCGTGCGGTCCTCGAGGACCTGCTCGCCGACCTCGAGGAGTCGGAGGTGGCCGAGGCGTGA
- the dapB gene encoding 4-hydroxy-tetrahydrodipicolinate reductase, protein MSTRVAVTGAGGRMGREVIEAAVDRDDVDVAFAVNRSPAEAVAGIEVHDAADLPSLLAEHDTDALVDFTGPESSVEYVAACAEAGVPVVVGTTGYTDEQERALSAAAETVPVLRASNFSRGVAALRRAVRAAVGALPGYDVEVTETHHNGKWDAPSGTALTLLDDIEEEREDLTSRTHGREGDAPRSAEEIGVHARRAGDVAGEHEVLLAGDDNVLELTHRAGSRRVFAAGALDAAVWLAGREAGEHDFTEVLE, encoded by the coding sequence GTGAGCACACGGGTCGCCGTCACCGGCGCGGGGGGACGGATGGGCCGGGAGGTCATCGAGGCAGCCGTCGACCGCGACGACGTCGACGTCGCGTTCGCGGTGAACCGATCGCCGGCGGAGGCCGTCGCGGGGATCGAGGTCCACGACGCGGCCGACCTCCCGTCCCTGCTGGCCGAGCACGACACGGACGCGCTGGTGGACTTCACCGGACCCGAGTCGAGCGTGGAGTACGTGGCCGCCTGCGCGGAGGCCGGCGTACCGGTCGTCGTGGGGACGACGGGCTACACGGACGAGCAGGAGCGGGCGCTCTCGGCGGCCGCGGAAACCGTGCCCGTCCTCCGCGCGTCGAACTTCTCACGCGGGGTCGCGGCGCTCCGCCGGGCGGTCCGGGCGGCGGTCGGGGCGCTCCCGGGCTACGACGTTGAGGTGACGGAGACCCACCACAACGGAAAGTGGGACGCGCCGAGCGGCACCGCGCTCACGCTCCTCGACGACATCGAGGAGGAGCGCGAGGACCTCACGAGCCGCACGCACGGGCGCGAGGGGGACGCCCCCCGTTCGGCCGAGGAGATCGGCGTCCACGCGCGCCGTGCCGGCGACGTCGCCGGCGAACACGAGGTCCTGCTCGCGGGCGACGACAACGTCCTGGAACTGACCCACCGAGCGGGTTCGCGGCGAGTGTTCGCCGCCGGCGCGCTCGACGCGGCGGTCTGGCTGGCCGGCCGGGAGGCCGGCGAACACGACTTCACGGAGGTACTCGAATGA
- a CDS encoding 2,3,4,5-tetrahydropyridine-2,6-dicarboxylate N-succinyltransferase: protein MTLESDIDDLWHRYDDGLTAGDLTDEDRATLEAFLDALEAGEVRAAEKAGSSVTDWEANEWVKRGVLLNFGLRETERREYGGVGYYDVLPLRDTADLEAGGARNTPDGTVLRRGAHLGDDAIMMSPSFVNIGAYVGPGTLVDSCDTVGSCAQLGQGVKLGANTLVGGVLEPVEDAPVVIEEGVSLGAGCRVTSGFRVGANSVVGENTLLTPRIPVYDLVEEEVLYGHLPEDRRAFARFVESSVSDHDLFEGGAYKPAVVATHIEEETLEATRREDALRE, encoded by the coding sequence ATGACGCTGGAATCCGACATCGACGACCTGTGGCACCGCTACGACGACGGCCTGACGGCCGGCGACCTGACCGACGAGGACCGGGCGACCCTGGAGGCGTTCCTCGACGCGCTCGAGGCGGGCGAGGTCCGCGCGGCCGAGAAGGCCGGCTCCTCCGTGACCGACTGGGAGGCCAACGAGTGGGTGAAGCGCGGCGTCCTGCTCAACTTCGGACTGCGGGAGACCGAGCGGCGGGAGTACGGCGGCGTCGGCTACTACGACGTCCTCCCGTTACGGGACACAGCAGATCTCGAGGCCGGCGGCGCGCGGAACACGCCGGACGGGACCGTCCTCCGGCGGGGCGCACACCTCGGCGACGACGCCATCATGATGAGCCCGTCGTTCGTCAACATCGGCGCGTACGTGGGTCCGGGGACTCTCGTCGACTCCTGCGACACGGTCGGCTCGTGCGCCCAGCTCGGACAGGGCGTGAAGCTCGGTGCCAACACGCTCGTCGGCGGCGTGCTCGAACCGGTCGAGGACGCCCCCGTGGTGATCGAGGAGGGCGTCTCGCTCGGCGCCGGCTGCCGCGTCACCTCGGGGTTCCGCGTCGGCGCGAACTCCGTCGTGGGCGAGAACACGCTGCTGACGCCCAGGATCCCGGTGTACGACCTCGTCGAGGAGGAGGTCCTCTACGGCCACCTTCCCGAGGACCGCCGCGCGTTCGCGCGGTTCGTCGAGTCGAGCGTCTCGGACCACGACCTGTTCGAGGGCGGCGCGTACAAGCCCGCGGTCGTCGCCACCCACATCGAGGAGGAGACGCTCGAGGCGACGCGGCGGGAGGACGCGCTCCGGGAATGA